The Verrucomicrobiota bacterium genome includes a region encoding these proteins:
- a CDS encoding inositol monophosphatase family protein — protein MHGEEGIQKRITVGIAAVEEQIPLFQRLFGKVDSEWKADRSRVTEADLTISRKTEARILEAFPDDQFFSEETQDQTEPVPMDSEFVWIIDPVDGTNNFALGMSMCAISLGLLQNGVPVYGIIYDASRRLIMHGGKNRGAFEGEAEMRPSTRTESNELFAAFDGFSAERLFKLLAALKGRGLKMRNMGTGTLHLAYTANGLMDGSFSNRVSVWDIAASYALCEAVGTEFHFFDSPIFPMKEFNLKAPKLYYYAGTSHFCRMVERIWNEAGVFPSTI, from the coding sequence GGGATTGCGGCGGTCGAGGAGCAGATTCCGCTCTTTCAACGTTTGTTTGGGAAGGTCGACAGTGAATGGAAGGCCGATCGATCAAGGGTGACGGAAGCTGACTTAACTATTTCGCGTAAGACGGAAGCTCGTATCCTGGAAGCTTTTCCGGATGACCAGTTTTTTTCGGAAGAAACGCAGGACCAAACCGAGCCGGTGCCGATGGACTCGGAGTTTGTATGGATTATCGATCCCGTGGACGGTACCAACAACTTTGCTCTGGGTATGTCGATGTGTGCCATCTCTTTGGGACTGCTTCAAAACGGTGTGCCGGTTTATGGAATCATCTATGACGCCTCGAGGAGATTGATCATGCATGGAGGAAAAAATCGGGGTGCGTTTGAAGGCGAGGCAGAGATGCGGCCGAGTACTCGAACAGAATCGAATGAGCTTTTTGCGGCATTTGATGGGTTTTCGGCTGAACGATTGTTCAAGTTGCTTGCAGCGCTAAAAGGGAGGGGCCTTAAAATGCGCAACATGGGTACCGGTACCCTGCACCTCGCCTACACCGCAAATGGGTTGATGGATGGTTCTTTTAGCAACCGGGTAAGTGTTTGGGACATTGCTGCGTCCTATGCGTTATGTGAAGCGGTGGGAACCGAGTTCCATTTTTTCGATTCCCCGATATTTCCAATGAAGGAATTCAATTTAAAAGCTCCTAAACTTTATTACTATGCGGGTACCTCTCATTTTTGCAGAATGGTGGAGCGAATATGGAATGAAGCCGGCGTTTTTCCCTCAACTATATAG
- a CDS encoding MOSC domain-containing protein: protein MEIEAIYISPGHDFFGRFGMERLNHGVQAPATANCVAGKGIEGDRFFDYQENFKGQVTFFAAEVADSLRETLEHSPFDNSAFRRNIITRGVDLNSLIGKRFKIGSVEFEGTQEATPCVWMETAVAPDAHGFLKGKGGLRARILTSGTLELGESDLLILD from the coding sequence ATGGAAATTGAAGCGATTTACATATCTCCCGGGCATGATTTTTTTGGTCGTTTTGGAATGGAGCGATTGAACCATGGCGTACAGGCACCCGCTACCGCAAATTGCGTCGCCGGAAAAGGAATCGAAGGCGATCGTTTCTTCGATTACCAGGAAAATTTTAAAGGTCAAGTGACCTTCTTTGCTGCAGAAGTGGCAGATTCTCTTCGAGAAACTTTGGAGCATTCTCCTTTTGATAATTCCGCGTTTCGTAGAAACATCATTACCCGTGGAGTGGATTTAAACAGCCTGATCGGTAAACGGTTCAAAATCGGCTCTGTTGAATTTGAGGGTACTCAAGAAGCGACTCCCTGTGTTTGGATGGAAACAGCCGTGGCACCGGATGCCCATGGCTTCCTTAAAGGAAAGGGTGGATTGCGAGCGCGTATCCTGACCTCTGGTACGCTTGAGCTAGGCGAGTCAGATTTACTTATATTGGATTAA